One genomic segment of Labrus bergylta chromosome 17, fLabBer1.1, whole genome shotgun sequence includes these proteins:
- the bbln gene encoding UPF0184 protein C9orf16 homolog → MSGPNGDPNISHEEGIINDEDDFGDEEEYEAINGMLDQINSYLDGLEERNDSLNGKLHELMESNRAARLEFRAQLQGSPTQEEQCPADRDSSSPGKEELNEEDGDKK, encoded by the exons ATGTCTGGACCGAATGGGGACCCGAACATCTCACATGAAGAAGGAATTATCAACGACGAAGATGATTTCGGCGATGAAGAAG AGTATGAAGCCATCAACGGCATGCTAGATCAGATCAACTCCTATCTCGATGGCCTGGAGGAACGCAATGATTCCCTTAACGGGAAACTACATGAACTGATGGAGTCAAACCGGGCTGCTCGGCTGGAGTTCAGGGCGCAGCTGCAGGGCTCCCCGACCCAGGAAGAGCAATGTCCTGCAGACCGGGACTCGTCCTCTCCTGGAAAAGAGGAACTGAATGAGGAAGATGGGGATAAGAAATGA